One Sodalinema gerasimenkoae IPPAS B-353 DNA segment encodes these proteins:
- the fraC gene encoding filament integrity protein FraC yields MMVLPLRAIASQILLLLVAVAIESTVFHRRLAVSRRMSVQYALALDLLCVALGWLGFFVIVEMFGSHPWMIQVMGYVFTGRFIASPGRDGIESVLAGATILLFFSSFFLKTQALYHFQRLNIFPFESEGLYQQFQRAKTQRLVRYQIRVDQDRTILLAHGLSHGAIFLLLVVMILGL; encoded by the coding sequence ATGATGGTATTGCCATTGAGGGCGATCGCCTCTCAGATTTTACTATTGTTGGTGGCCGTGGCGATCGAGTCAACGGTGTTTCATCGCCGCTTGGCCGTGAGCCGACGTATGAGTGTTCAATATGCCCTCGCCCTTGATTTACTCTGTGTGGCGTTGGGTTGGCTGGGCTTCTTTGTCATTGTTGAGATGTTTGGCTCTCATCCCTGGATGATTCAGGTGATGGGGTATGTGTTCACGGGCCGTTTTATCGCCAGTCCCGGCCGAGATGGGATTGAGTCGGTGTTGGCTGGGGCCACGATTTTGTTGTTCTTTAGTAGCTTTTTTCTGAAAACCCAGGCGCTATATCACTTTCAACGCCTTAACATCTTTCCGTTTGAGAGTGAGGGGTTATATCAGCAGTTTCAGCGCGCCAAAACCCAACGACTGGTTCGCTATCAGATCCGGGTTGACCAGGATCGCACGATTTTATTAGCTCATGGCTTGAGTCACGGGGCGATTTTTCTACTCTTGGTGGTGATGATTCTCGGACTCTAG
- a CDS encoding response regulator, translating to MASHKILVIDDSRVIQKTVKSMLPPGNFDVVEAKDGEEGLNKIHSDKPSLIMLDFLLPKRSGWEVFQEIQADANLRKIPLLVMSGRKEEVTEKISEPFEFFEFIEKPFEKKQLLGAIKAAMAKSKKPRGAAAAPATAPAAAASGGGDEIAALRAKVASLEKEVAGLKKQVSQILAFIKQKLK from the coding sequence GTGGCAAGTCACAAAATTTTAGTCATTGATGACAGTCGTGTCATCCAAAAAACTGTTAAAAGTATGTTGCCTCCCGGGAACTTCGATGTGGTCGAAGCCAAGGATGGCGAAGAAGGTTTGAATAAGATTCACTCCGATAAACCCAGCCTGATTATGTTGGACTTCCTGCTGCCGAAACGAAGTGGCTGGGAAGTCTTTCAGGAAATCCAGGCGGACGCCAATCTCCGCAAAATCCCACTGCTGGTGATGTCGGGCCGCAAGGAGGAAGTCACGGAAAAAATTTCTGAGCCGTTTGAGTTCTTCGAGTTCATTGAGAAGCCCTTTGAGAAAAAACAACTTCTCGGGGCCATTAAGGCGGCCATGGCCAAGTCCAAAAAACCTCGGGGAGCCGCCGCTGCACCGGCCACCGCCCCAGCCGCTGCGGCCTCGGGGGGAGGCGACGAGATCGCTGCCTTACGAGCCAAGGTTGCCAGTTTGGAAAAAGAAGTGGCAGGCTTGAAGAAACAGGTGTCGCAGATTCTTGCCTTTATCAAGCAAAAATTGAAATAG
- a CDS encoding DUF2949 domain-containing protein — MKFNKLAKLIRFLQDDLSVPSNSIDLALRHGENAPNAFPMVLWQYGLINLEQLDRIFDWLETA; from the coding sequence ATGAAATTTAACAAGCTCGCAAAACTGATTCGTTTTTTACAAGACGATTTGTCTGTTCCCTCCAACTCCATCGATTTAGCGCTGCGCCACGGTGAGAACGCTCCCAATGCCTTCCCCATGGTTCTGTGGCAATACGGACTGATCAATCTCGAACAACTTGATCGCATTTTTGACTGGCTCGAAACGGCTTAG
- the dnaN gene encoding DNA polymerase III subunit beta yields MKLVCTQGELNTHLSLAIHAVPSRPTHPVLANIRLTADAQQQQIQLTGFDLSLGIRTSFPAQVETSGDVALPAKLLNDIVSRLPEGDLTLEQHEDSYQTTLTSLSGTYKVQGMSVEEFPELPAIEDGKVIQLGSESLLEGLRGTLFATSSDETKQVLTGVHLAVRADGIEFAATDGHRLAVVEALNDGDSPAMNLGDDEVFEVTVPAQALRELERTIGKRATPTPLTLSIDEGQAVFEVADRRLTSRTLEGAYPAYRQLIPREFDNQANLDRRALLSALERIAVIADRKNNIVKFSFDSGSQQVTLGVDAADVGSGTECLPAQISGESLEIAFNVKYVMESLRNLQSTEIQLQLNTATSPVILTPLGGTKMIHLVMPVQIRD; encoded by the coding sequence ATGAAACTGGTTTGCACCCAAGGGGAACTCAACACCCATCTATCCCTCGCCATCCATGCTGTTCCCTCCCGTCCAACGCATCCGGTTTTAGCTAATATCCGCCTCACCGCCGATGCCCAACAGCAACAGATTCAACTGACTGGCTTCGACCTTAGCCTCGGGATTCGCACCAGTTTTCCCGCCCAAGTCGAGACCAGTGGGGACGTGGCCCTCCCCGCCAAACTTCTCAATGACATTGTCTCCCGACTCCCCGAGGGAGATCTCACCCTAGAACAACACGAAGACAGTTATCAAACCACCCTCACCTCCCTCTCAGGAACCTATAAAGTCCAGGGAATGAGTGTTGAGGAGTTCCCGGAACTCCCCGCCATTGAAGATGGCAAAGTGATTCAACTCGGCAGTGAGTCCCTCCTCGAAGGCTTGCGAGGTACCCTATTCGCCACCAGTTCCGATGAAACCAAACAAGTCCTAACGGGCGTTCACCTGGCAGTTCGAGCCGATGGCATTGAATTTGCCGCCACCGACGGTCATCGTCTAGCCGTCGTCGAAGCCCTCAATGATGGGGATAGCCCCGCCATGAATCTTGGGGATGATGAGGTGTTTGAGGTCACCGTTCCCGCCCAGGCCCTGCGGGAATTAGAGCGCACCATTGGCAAACGAGCCACCCCCACCCCCTTAACCCTCTCCATCGACGAAGGACAAGCGGTGTTTGAGGTGGCAGACCGTCGCCTCACCAGTCGTACCCTAGAGGGGGCATATCCCGCCTATCGGCAACTGATTCCCCGAGAATTTGACAATCAAGCCAATCTCGATCGCCGCGCCCTTCTCAGTGCCTTAGAACGCATTGCCGTCATTGCCGATCGCAAAAATAACATCGTCAAGTTCAGCTTTGACAGTGGTAGCCAACAGGTCACCCTGGGGGTAGATGCGGCCGATGTGGGCAGTGGGACGGAATGTTTACCGGCGCAAATTTCTGGAGAGAGTCTAGAGATTGCCTTCAATGTCAAGTACGTCATGGAATCCTTGCGCAATCTCCAATCCACAGAAATCCAACTTCAGTTAAACACCGCCACTTCCCCGGTGATTCTCACCCCCCTGGGGGGAACGAAGATGATTCACTTGGTGATGCCGGTTCAGATTCGCGATTAA
- a CDS encoding sulfotransferase family protein: MNSPHFIVVGAHKSGTSSLHTYLNQHPEICLPPKKGLDLLSRRNFKELEEAREYLSQFEEAESGQVLGEVSSVYLHGGQKFVEKLKHLFPEIKIIAILRNPIERAYSHALWDHRNHAYTQDELDNLDQYFHQSIMTSTKFLIPGQYHTHLQTYLSHFDRGQIKLFRHEDFIKNSDDFFAEIFDFVGVDPTFHPDMSSRLHVGSVQLSNPYRTLLKQGESMRSVVKLFMPKAMRQFIRDKLYAKSYAPKPLMSKDLRLELINYFHDEVIHLQELTGLEVSHWLKMPESESASGS, from the coding sequence ATGAACAGTCCCCATTTTATTGTTGTTGGTGCTCACAAATCTGGAACTTCGTCATTGCACACCTATTTAAACCAGCATCCAGAGATTTGCTTACCCCCTAAAAAAGGACTAGATCTTCTCTCTCGCCGGAATTTCAAAGAACTTGAGGAAGCAAGAGAATATCTCAGTCAATTTGAGGAAGCTGAATCGGGTCAAGTGTTGGGTGAAGTTTCTAGTGTTTATCTACATGGAGGACAAAAGTTTGTTGAGAAACTCAAACACCTATTCCCAGAGATAAAAATTATTGCAATTCTCAGAAATCCCATTGAGAGGGCCTATTCTCATGCCCTTTGGGATCATCGTAATCACGCTTACACTCAAGATGAACTCGATAATCTTGACCAGTATTTTCATCAGTCGATTATGACATCGACAAAATTTCTCATACCGGGACAGTATCATACCCACCTTCAAACCTATTTGTCGCACTTTGATCGCGGTCAAATCAAGCTTTTTCGTCATGAAGATTTCATCAAAAATTCAGATGATTTTTTTGCCGAGATCTTCGACTTTGTTGGGGTTGATCCAACGTTTCACCCAGATATGTCATCACGGCTCCATGTTGGCTCTGTTCAGTTGTCTAACCCCTACAGAACCCTGTTGAAACAAGGTGAATCAATGAGGTCGGTGGTCAAGCTTTTTATGCCTAAGGCAATGCGTCAATTCATTCGAGATAAGCTATATGCCAAGAGCTATGCACCGAAACCATTGATGTCTAAGGATCTTAGGCTTGAGCTAATCAACTATTTTCATGATGAAGTGATTCACTTGCAAGAACTGACAGGATTGGAGGTGTCCCATTGGCTCAAGATGCCAGAGAGCGAATCTGCAAGCGGCAGTTAG
- the lipA gene encoding lipoyl synthase — translation MADFDSRAQLRAELATLPPWLRRPLGQASQMSRVQRVIKQRQIHTICEEGRCPNRGECYAQGTATFLLMGPTCTRSCGFCQVDKGHAPMPLDPQEPQKVANAVEVLQLRYVVLTAVARDDLADGGAGWFVKTMAAIRECSRQTHIEVLTPDFWGGREAGISPEHLQRQRIEQVVAAQPACFNHNLETVRRLQGPVRRGAKYDRSLEVLRQVKQIDPNLPTKSGLMVGHGEQEEELIEAMADLRAVGCDRLTLGQYMRPSLDHLPVRRYWHPEDFERLGDIAREMGFAHVRSGPLVRSSYHAGEPASDLAISMS, via the coding sequence ATGGCTGATTTCGATTCCCGCGCCCAACTCCGCGCCGAACTGGCAACACTTCCCCCCTGGCTACGTCGTCCTCTGGGCCAAGCTAGCCAGATGTCTCGGGTGCAGCGGGTCATTAAACAGCGACAAATTCATACCATCTGCGAGGAGGGCCGCTGTCCCAATCGCGGTGAATGCTACGCCCAAGGAACGGCTACGTTCTTACTGATGGGCCCCACCTGCACTCGCTCCTGTGGCTTTTGTCAGGTGGATAAGGGCCATGCGCCGATGCCCTTAGATCCTCAGGAACCCCAGAAGGTGGCCAACGCCGTTGAGGTGCTGCAATTGCGCTATGTGGTCCTGACGGCGGTGGCCCGGGATGATTTAGCCGATGGGGGGGCGGGTTGGTTCGTGAAAACCATGGCCGCCATTCGAGAGTGCAGCCGTCAGACGCACATCGAAGTCCTTACCCCTGACTTCTGGGGTGGACGGGAGGCGGGAATCTCACCCGAACACTTACAACGGCAGCGGATTGAGCAGGTGGTGGCGGCCCAACCGGCTTGTTTTAACCATAATTTGGAAACGGTGCGCCGCTTACAGGGGCCCGTCCGTCGCGGCGCGAAATACGATCGCTCCCTAGAGGTGTTGCGCCAAGTTAAACAGATTGACCCTAACCTGCCCACGAAATCCGGTTTAATGGTCGGTCATGGGGAGCAGGAGGAAGAACTCATCGAGGCTATGGCAGATTTACGGGCCGTGGGCTGCGATCGCCTAACTCTGGGACAATATATGCGTCCCTCCCTAGACCATCTCCCGGTACGTCGCTATTGGCATCCCGAGGACTTCGAGCGTCTGGGGGACATTGCCCGAGAGATGGGCTTTGCTCATGTGCGCTCAGGCCCCCTTGTCCGGAGTTCCTATCACGCCGGAGAGCCAGCGTCAGACCTGGCTATATCAATGTCCTAG
- a CDS encoding DUF6679 family protein — translation MLHRKLYQFCCEGREVCVFLRDQQRWIDRAQIIDIEGDLVTIRYESDEDDEICAWEELVRLDSIGSVSQKIASVPKGGFEPLIAEDCPDAEKIRKSHPESNSD, via the coding sequence ATGCTACATCGCAAGCTCTATCAATTCTGCTGTGAAGGTCGTGAAGTCTGTGTCTTCCTACGAGATCAACAACGCTGGATTGATCGCGCCCAAATTATCGATATTGAGGGAGATCTCGTCACCATCCGCTACGAATCGGATGAAGATGATGAAATCTGCGCCTGGGAAGAACTTGTGCGTCTCGACAGCATCGGTTCTGTCAGCCAAAAAATCGCCAGTGTCCCCAAAGGAGGCTTTGAACCCCTAATCGCTGAGGATTGTCCAGACGCGGAGAAAATTCGCAAAAGTCATCCTGAATCCAACTCCGACTAA
- a CDS encoding PAS domain-containing sensor histidine kinase, with product MLFPHQVHCEVESKVSLEIETPRMILWDDRPTITNSQAFQSLLNATFDAILIANDEGHYVEANPAACQLFGLQHEQLVGRSIRDFVAADFDVHKGWQTFLAQGQDHGEFCLIRGDGTVRQVEYTATANFVPHRHLSIFRDVTPQKAAQTQIRTLCNALSHARANRKNESEAIPHTSPADGQYRLQQIAHHIPGVMYQFCLEPDGTMYFPYVSEGTQSIYGISPETVEENCNVVFEIIHPEDLPYVSQSIFESAKHLSPWYCEYRINHPNGSQLWLVGNATPQQDDNGRIIWYGYIQDITDQKVSQLILQASENKFRNVIENINDMVFTIDPDGTFGYVSPAFKNIMGYEPTDLSNQLFSIFIYPEDLQICLDKFESVLNGEKVEDLECRIRHEDGHYYWHRSNLSPLHSQDGDVESCLGIASYIDNRKQSEIALRESKARLDFLLQGVGDGIWDWNMQTNTINYSPEWLILLGCDANQPTQNKAEEWENRLHPDDRDMAHQDMARYLKGETPYYQSEHRLRCEDGTYKWILSRGQVIERDEQGNPVQFIGLFSDISERKANEAALENLTNQLKQAQQVAHIGHWSFDLKTQKLSWSDQVFRIFGISPNEPEPTFTEHLRQIHPEDQYIFEKRLVEAALGIPQNFDYRGVRPNGEVRYINSRLELEFHQGQVVQIFGTAMDVTERKVAELELERFFTVGLDLLCIADTSGRFHRLNRAWEETLGYNLNELKQQSFLEFVHPEDVEATLEAVAELRNNKEVTRFVNRYRDKQGSYHYLEWVSAPYGEVIYAAARDITSRLQVEAALKSLASRSQLLNSISDEIRNSLDLNTILQNAVNAIVAELQVNICTFGWYDGQVDPPQWQVSKEQKNSELASWIGVYHLDEFPKFLEHVLNEEPYQVDIEDSQDYELTRFCKESGVATYLLLPLHTTGGKIGGFEMGRISRDRLWEEDEIDILNSIVNQVTIAIQQAQLYEDSQQKTQALENAYRELQETQVQLIQAEKMSSLGQLVGGVAHELNNPVSFVYGNLAHVADYAQDLLHLLNRYQDIYGTSDAAIADCIEEIDLDFLMEDFPKTINSMKVGAERIRDIVKSLRTFSRLDEADFKEVNLHENLDSTLLILQNRLNGRGGTPEIEVIKDYGNLPKVACYSGLLNQVFMNLLINAIDAIEEQRHCGVADRTSDYHGRLVLSTRLEGEMISIQIEDNGIGILPQVQEKIFNPFFTTKPIGSGTGMGLSTSYQIITQNHKGQLYCTSVPGQGSCFMIRLPR from the coding sequence ATGCTGTTTCCCCATCAAGTTCATTGTGAAGTGGAGTCTAAGGTAAGCTTAGAAATTGAAACCCCTAGGATGATACTTTGGGACGATCGCCCGACCATTACGAATTCTCAGGCGTTTCAGTCTCTCCTCAATGCTACCTTTGATGCCATCCTTATTGCTAATGATGAGGGCCACTATGTTGAGGCTAACCCCGCGGCCTGTCAGTTGTTTGGATTACAGCATGAGCAACTTGTAGGACGCTCTATCCGCGACTTCGTTGCGGCTGACTTTGATGTTCACAAGGGCTGGCAGACATTTTTAGCCCAAGGCCAGGATCACGGTGAGTTTTGTCTCATTCGAGGCGATGGGACAGTGCGCCAAGTTGAATATACCGCCACTGCCAACTTCGTCCCCCATCGCCACCTGTCAATTTTTCGAGATGTGACGCCGCAAAAAGCAGCCCAAACCCAAATTCGTACCCTTTGTAATGCCCTGAGTCACGCTAGGGCCAACCGGAAGAACGAGTCTGAGGCAATCCCCCATACCTCACCGGCCGATGGACAGTATCGTCTCCAGCAAATTGCCCATCACATTCCGGGAGTGATGTACCAATTTTGCCTCGAACCCGATGGAACCATGTACTTTCCCTATGTCAGCGAGGGAACACAAAGCATCTATGGTATCAGTCCTGAAACCGTAGAGGAAAATTGTAATGTCGTGTTTGAGATCATTCACCCCGAGGATTTGCCCTACGTCAGTCAATCCATCTTCGAGTCCGCCAAACATCTCAGCCCCTGGTATTGCGAATATCGTATTAATCATCCTAATGGCAGTCAACTCTGGCTCGTTGGGAATGCTACACCACAGCAGGATGACAACGGTAGAATTATTTGGTACGGCTACATTCAAGACATCACCGACCAAAAAGTCAGCCAACTGATTCTGCAAGCTAGCGAAAATAAGTTTCGTAATGTCATCGAGAATATCAATGACATGGTATTTACCATTGACCCTGATGGAACCTTTGGCTACGTTAGCCCTGCCTTTAAGAACATTATGGGCTATGAGCCTACGGATTTATCCAATCAGCTCTTTTCCATCTTTATCTATCCCGAAGACTTACAGATTTGTCTGGATAAGTTTGAATCCGTCCTCAATGGAGAAAAGGTCGAGGATCTTGAGTGCCGAATCAGGCATGAGGATGGTCATTATTACTGGCATCGGTCAAACCTTTCACCGCTTCACAGCCAAGACGGTGATGTCGAGTCTTGCTTAGGTATTGCCAGCTATATTGACAATCGTAAACAGTCCGAAATTGCCCTGCGAGAAAGCAAGGCCCGTTTAGATTTTTTACTTCAAGGGGTTGGGGACGGAATTTGGGACTGGAATATGCAAACCAATACCATTAACTATTCTCCCGAATGGCTGATTCTTTTGGGCTGTGATGCCAATCAGCCAACCCAAAACAAAGCCGAGGAGTGGGAGAATCGCCTGCATCCTGACGATAGAGATATGGCGCATCAGGATATGGCGCGCTATCTAAAAGGAGAAACTCCCTATTATCAAAGTGAACATCGGCTGCGTTGTGAAGATGGAACCTATAAGTGGATTTTGTCTCGTGGACAGGTCATCGAGCGAGATGAGCAGGGAAACCCGGTTCAGTTCATTGGCTTATTTAGTGATATTTCTGAGCGTAAAGCCAATGAAGCGGCTCTGGAAAACCTAACCAATCAACTCAAACAAGCGCAGCAAGTGGCTCATATTGGTCACTGGTCTTTTGACTTGAAAACTCAAAAACTGTCTTGGTCAGATCAGGTATTTCGTATTTTTGGCATTAGTCCTAACGAACCCGAACCTACCTTTACGGAGCATCTTCGACAGATTCATCCTGAGGATCAGTATATATTTGAAAAACGTCTGGTTGAGGCAGCATTGGGAATTCCTCAAAACTTTGATTACCGGGGAGTTCGTCCTAATGGAGAAGTACGCTATATCAATAGTCGTCTTGAGTTAGAGTTTCATCAGGGCCAGGTGGTGCAAATTTTTGGTACTGCCATGGATGTGACTGAACGCAAGGTTGCCGAACTCGAATTGGAGCGATTTTTTACCGTCGGGTTAGACTTGCTCTGCATTGCTGATACGAGCGGTCGTTTTCATCGCCTAAACCGGGCTTGGGAAGAAACCTTAGGCTATAACCTGAATGAACTAAAACAACAATCCTTCTTAGAGTTTGTCCATCCCGAAGATGTTGAAGCAACCTTAGAGGCAGTTGCTGAGTTAAGGAATAACAAGGAAGTCACTCGATTTGTAAACCGCTATCGTGATAAACAAGGCAGCTATCATTATCTCGAATGGGTATCGGCTCCGTATGGAGAGGTTATTTATGCTGCTGCAAGAGATATCACGTCACGTTTACAAGTCGAAGCCGCACTTAAGTCATTAGCCAGTCGAAGTCAACTGTTAAATTCAATTAGTGATGAAATTCGTAATTCTCTCGACTTGAATACGATTTTGCAAAATGCAGTTAATGCAATTGTGGCAGAGCTTCAGGTCAATATTTGTACCTTCGGCTGGTATGACGGTCAGGTAGATCCCCCCCAATGGCAGGTTTCCAAGGAGCAAAAGAACTCAGAACTGGCGAGTTGGATAGGTGTGTATCACCTCGATGAGTTCCCTAAGTTCTTGGAACATGTTCTAAATGAAGAACCTTATCAAGTTGACATTGAAGACTCTCAAGACTATGAATTGACAAGATTTTGTAAAGAGTCAGGCGTTGCAACCTATTTACTACTCCCCCTTCATACTACTGGGGGAAAAATTGGTGGGTTTGAAATGGGGCGTATTTCTAGAGATCGCCTCTGGGAAGAGGATGAAATTGATATATTAAACAGCATTGTCAATCAGGTGACGATCGCCATTCAACAAGCTCAACTCTATGAAGACTCTCAACAAAAAACTCAGGCCCTTGAGAACGCCTATCGGGAACTGCAAGAGACGCAAGTCCAACTGATTCAAGCCGAAAAAATGTCCAGTTTAGGCCAGTTAGTGGGAGGGGTTGCCCATGAGCTGAATAATCCGGTTAGTTTTGTCTATGGCAACCTGGCTCATGTCGCAGACTATGCTCAGGACTTACTGCATCTACTGAATCGCTATCAAGATATTTATGGGACTTCGGACGCGGCGATCGCCGATTGTATTGAGGAGATTGACTTAGACTTCTTGATGGAAGATTTCCCAAAAACCATTAACTCCATGAAAGTCGGGGCGGAGCGTATCCGGGATATCGTCAAGTCCTTACGAACCTTCTCCCGTTTGGATGAGGCGGATTTTAAGGAGGTGAATCTACACGAGAACTTAGATAGCACTTTGCTGATTCTGCAAAATCGCCTCAATGGCCGAGGGGGAACCCCAGAAATTGAAGTTATCAAGGACTATGGGAACTTACCAAAGGTCGCCTGCTACAGTGGCTTGCTCAATCAAGTCTTTATGAATCTCCTCATCAACGCCATTGATGCGATCGAGGAACAGCGGCATTGCGGAGTAGCGGACAGAACGTCAGACTATCATGGCCGACTCGTCCTCTCAACTCGCTTGGAGGGAGAGATGATCTCGATTCAGATTGAAGATAATGGCATTGGTATCCTCCCTCAGGTTCAGGAGAAAATTTTTAATCCCTTCTTTACCACCAAACCCATTGGTTCGGGAACAGGGATGGGACTCTCAACTAGCTATCAGATTATCACCCAGAATCACAAGGGGCAGCTCTACTGTACCTCGGTTCCTGGCCAAGGGAGCTGCTTTATGATTCGCCTTCCCCGTTGA
- a CDS encoding B12-binding domain-containing radical SAM protein, whose protein sequence is MNASVFADERLLFEPVSPEANALGVIFAFPNTYSVGITSLGYQVVWATLAMREDVSVSRLFMDVSEPLPNEVDLLGFSLSWELDYVNILSMLESLQIPIRSEFRDDRHPLVFGGGPVLTANPEPFADFFDIILLGDGEDLIPNFLDACQEVRGAPRGEQLRRLAQVPGVYSPSLYEVRYYSAEGAIASITPRESQIPPQVEKQTYRGNTLSTSSVVTQQAAWENIYMVEVVRSCPEMCRFCLASYLTLPFRTASLEESLIPAIERGVGVSDRLGLLGASITQHPEFEAVLDYLAQDRYDDLRLSIASVRTNTVTPKLAQILTKRGTKSITIAVETGSERLRRVINKKLHNDEIVQAAQQAKAGGLRGVKLYGMVGIPGETDDDVSQTVEMMTQLKREVPGLRLTLGCSTFVPKAHTPFQAYGVNPRAKKRLKVLEKALRSQGMDFRPESYNWSVIQALIARGDRRLSSLLELVRDYGDTVGSYKRAFKQLRGQLPPLDYYVHQDYEGDRVLPWAHLRGPLPPETLAKHLNDAQQAMSETSRVPTA, encoded by the coding sequence GTGAATGCTTCTGTTTTTGCCGATGAACGCCTGTTGTTTGAGCCAGTCTCGCCGGAGGCGAACGCCCTAGGGGTGATTTTTGCCTTTCCCAATACCTACAGTGTGGGCATCACCAGCCTCGGCTATCAGGTGGTTTGGGCCACCCTAGCCATGCGTGAGGATGTTTCCGTTAGTCGCCTATTTATGGATGTCAGCGAACCCCTCCCTAATGAGGTGGATTTGTTGGGGTTCTCCCTCTCCTGGGAACTGGATTATGTGAATATCCTCAGTATGTTGGAGTCGTTGCAGATTCCCATACGCTCTGAGTTTCGCGATGATCGCCATCCCCTCGTGTTTGGCGGTGGCCCGGTGTTGACGGCCAATCCTGAACCTTTTGCCGATTTCTTCGATATTATCCTGCTCGGGGATGGGGAGGATTTGATTCCCAACTTTCTCGATGCCTGTCAGGAGGTGCGTGGGGCCCCACGGGGGGAACAGTTACGACGCTTGGCCCAGGTGCCGGGGGTGTATAGTCCCAGTTTATATGAGGTGCGCTATTACAGTGCCGAGGGGGCGATCGCCTCAATTACCCCCAGGGAGTCTCAGATTCCCCCCCAAGTCGAGAAACAAACCTATCGGGGGAATACGCTGTCAACCTCTTCGGTGGTGACGCAACAGGCCGCCTGGGAGAATATCTATATGGTGGAGGTGGTGCGCAGTTGTCCAGAAATGTGCCGTTTCTGTTTAGCCAGTTATCTGACGCTTCCCTTTCGGACTGCCAGTTTAGAGGAGTCTCTGATTCCCGCCATTGAACGGGGGGTGGGGGTGAGCGATCGCCTAGGCTTATTGGGGGCCTCGATTACCCAACATCCCGAGTTTGAGGCGGTGTTAGACTATCTCGCCCAAGACCGCTACGATGACCTACGATTGAGTATTGCCTCAGTACGCACCAATACGGTGACTCCCAAGTTAGCCCAAATTTTGACCAAGCGAGGAACCAAATCGATCACGATTGCGGTGGAAACGGGATCAGAACGGTTACGGCGGGTGATTAATAAGAAGTTGCACAATGACGAGATTGTTCAGGCCGCCCAACAGGCCAAAGCGGGTGGCTTGAGGGGGGTTAAACTCTATGGCATGGTGGGCATCCCTGGGGAGACGGATGATGATGTCAGCCAGACGGTGGAGATGATGACGCAGTTGAAACGGGAGGTTCCGGGATTACGGTTAACCCTCGGCTGTAGTACCTTTGTCCCCAAGGCCCATACACCGTTTCAGGCTTATGGGGTGAATCCTCGGGCCAAGAAACGGTTGAAAGTTTTGGAGAAAGCCTTGCGATCGCAGGGGATGGACTTTCGCCCAGAAAGTTATAACTGGTCAGTGATTCAGGCTCTCATTGCCCGGGGCGATCGCCGTCTTTCCTCGTTATTGGAGTTAGTACGGGATTATGGCGACACCGTCGGCAGTTACAAACGGGCCTTTAAACAGTTACGAGGACAACTGCCTCCCCTCGATTACTATGTTCATCAGGACTACGAGGGCGATCGCGTCCTCCCCTGGGCCCATCTCCGTGGCCCCCTCCCCCCAGAAACCCTCGCCAAACACCTCAACGACGCTCAACAAGCCATGAGCGAAACCTCCCGCGTACCGACTGCCTAA